The nucleotide sequence CGACCCTGCCACGAATTGATTGTATGTAATTTGCCATTAATTTACCTCCACGTTAAACTCATCACCATTACAACTAGCCAAGCTATAAATAATAGTAGGTCTGAAAGTCGCCAAAGCAAGATCAACGTTTTCCGATAATTCATCTGCTGATCCGTAAAGATTCGCCAAATCAATATCCCGAGTGCAACAGCAAACCAAACCACTAATACCTCCGGAACCAGCGTACCATGTGGACCGTTACTTGATAGTTGGTGAATAAAAACGATTAGAAAAGGTGGCCACAGATCAAGCGGATTTATTTTAATTCTAGTTTTTAAAAACTTTATCTTTTTGATTAACACCACAAAAAATGCCAGTGCTAACAGCACTAATACCTGTAAGGCAACCAGTTTCAGGTTGCCACCATTAATTATTAACCGCACAGATTTTTCCCCCATTTGAATGTTCATATTGCATTGCTTACCAAACAACGTTACACTGATTTAAGGTAAACTATTGAGAAAGTGGTGCACATATTGGCTCGCAAAAAAAGAACTAGATTTCAAAAAATTACGCTTGTTTTTGTTTGGATTATGATCATTGCAACTGTCGCTTCCTTAGTGTTGTCAGCTGTAATAACCTTAATGGGTCAATTTTAAACCAAATAACAAACTATGGCTATATAACGAGAGTGACGGAATTAATTTTCCGTCACTCTTTTTGTTTATTCAGGTTTTTGTTTAAACACCTGTCGAGGGCGACTTCCGTCCTGAGGACCAATGTATCCACGCTGTTCTAAGTCATCAATCAACCTAGCAGCCCGGTTATACCCGATTCTAAAGTGCCGTTGTAATAATGATGTACTTGCCTTTTGCTGATCAACAACAAATTCTAACGCATCATTAAACAGGTCATCATCTGAGTCGGACTGATCTTCCTCTTTGATTTCTTCATCAGAAACCATCATCGATTCGTCGTACTCTGCAGAAGCTTGGTCAGTAATGAAGTCAACAACTGTAGAAACGTCCTTATCTGGAATAAAGGCACCTTGAACACGGACTGGAGTATTGGAATCAATTGGTAAGAACAACATATCCCCACGTCCAAGAAGCTTTTCAGCACCATTTGTATCAATGATAGTTCTTGAATCAATTCCTGATGAAACTGCGAATGCAATTCTTGAAGGCACGTTGGCCTTGATTAAACCAGTAATAACATCAACCGATGGTCGTTGAGTTGCTAAAATCATGTGAATTCCAGCAGCCCGCCCCATCTGAGCCAGTCTAATAATTGCAGCTTCAACATCATTAGATACCGTCATCATTAAGTCTGCCAACTCATCAACAATTACAACAATGTATGGCATTGGCTGTAACTTAACATCGTTTTGCTGATTATTCTTAGCAACAAACTCATTGTAGGTGCTAATCTTTCTTTGGCCATACTTAGCGAACAATTCATAACGATTTTCCATTTCGCTAACCACTTTTTGAAGTGCTCTAGCAGCTTTTTTAGGTTCAGAAACAACTGGACTCAGCAAATGAGGAATTCCGTTGTAAACTCCCAACTCAACTTTCTTCGGGTCAATCAGCATTAACTTTACTTGGCTTGGCTTGGCATTTAATAGGATGCTAGTAATAATCCCGTTAATTGCAACGGACTTACCACTACCGGTTGAACCTGCAATCAGCAAGTGCGGCATCTTCGTCAAATCCGCAGTAATCACATTACCGTTTACGTCTTTCCCAAGCGGAACTTGTAACAGATGCCCATGATTATCAGGGGAAGCCTCAACAACATCCCTGAACGAGACCGTTGCAATTTGTCGGTTAGGAACTTCAATCCCGATTAATGACTTTCCAGGAATTGGGGCTTCAATTCGAATATCCTTAGCCGCCAGTGCAAGAGCGATGTCATCCGCCAAATTAACAATTCGGCTAACTTTAACTCCAATGTCTGGGTGAAGCTCGTACTTTGTAACTGATGGTCCTAGACTAACATGTTTGATCTGAGCTTTAACTCCAAAACTATTCAATGTTTCTTGGAGAATTTTAGCATTCTTATCAATCGACTTTAACTCAGCCGATTGGTCATTTTGATCAATTTTAGTTAGCAGGTCAGGTGTTGGCAATTTATAATTATCGTCCTCTTGAACATCTACTAACTGAACTTCGTGTTTAGGCTCATCAATTTCTGGAGTGTTTTTTGATTTTTTCTTTTTCTCTGGTTGCTTGTCTTCAACCGGTTTTTTATCAGCAACCGCCATCCCTGAAACAGTTATGTCTGCCGGAGAAAATGGCGCATCATCATGTTGGTCATCACCAACCGGCATTGAGGAGGTTTCCTGAGCAACTGGAGTTGATTGCTGGTGCTGCTTACTAGCCAATTTTTGTTTAGCCGTCTTCCCTGCAGACTTACCGAGGTTAAAAAACTTCTTAAGTGAAAGTCCACAAAAAACAACTGATTCTTTAATGGCAAGAAACGCCTTAGATGCAGAAACATTAAACAGCACAAATAGTCCAACTAGAATCAGTAAGCTGGAAATGATTCCGACTCCAATCTTGCCTAATAATAATTTAATCCCCGCGAATAATGCTGCAGCAATAATTCCACCACCAATATCTGAATTAACGTTGGCAGAGTTCACATCGTCGAGCAGCTTCTCCCAGTTTGCCGTCACGAAATTAACTGGCTGTGGTGCCGAAGTATACTGAATTAGAGTTAGCCACAGCGTAATTCCAAGCAACAATAAAAGTGTTCCAGACCAAATCCTAACAGGTATCGCTGGCACTTTTGAAAATCCAGCTAATGCTATTCCAACTGCTAAAACTCCAATCAATCCCACAACGTATAGACTGCCTAAGAAAAAACGAACGCAGTTAACTACGAATGCTCCAACCATTCCAGCCGAGAACAGCCCACTAATTGCCAGAAGAATAATGATGATTCCAGTAATGTTTACCCAGTAACGGGCAAAAAAGCCAGTGGACTTTTTACTACTAGTTTTTCTCTTTATCGTTTTCCGGCGCTTTTTCTTAGCTGCCATCATCATTCCCCCTATGCTTATTTCAATTTATCGTGTTCATACATATGTGTTTTTTCTAGACTGTTAAAATTCTGCTGACGTAACACTTCATAGATAACGATTGCACAACTATTCGATAAGTTCAATGCCCGAATGTGACTATCATCTTGAGGAATTCTGATTGCCTTTTCTGGATTCTTACGCATAAATGGTTCAGGTAACCCCGTAGTTTCCTTACCAAACAATAAGTAATAATCTTGCGTATTATCCGAATAATCAGGTTCTGTATAATCTTGTTCTGCAAACTTTGAAACTAGGAAAAGATTCTTCTTGTTCTCAACAGTATCCAAAAATTCTTGAAGATTTTTATGATAGTTAATTTTAACTTTATCCCAATAGTCCAAGCCAGCACGCTTTAGGTGTTTATCATCCACACTAAATCCCAGTGGTTCAATTAGGTCAAGTACAGTATCCGTTCCAGCACAAGTTCTTGCAATGTTACCAGTGTTAGCTGGCATTAATGGTTCAAATAAAACAATGTGGTTAGCCATATTAATTTCTCCATCTATTATTAATCTAAAGGTTCAACGAACTCAATTATATCACAGTGTTCGCCTGCTTCTTACGTGAATAGGAGCGTTACAAAAATCATTGATTTTTGTAACGCTCCTCAGACGATAGCAAGTATTTACAATTTCGACAAATACTTTCAGTGCATCTCTCTTTAATTTATCCACTAACTAACTGTCTACTAGCAACAAAATGTGCCATGTCTTCAGGCATATTCGCTTCGACAGAAATTTGTTGTTCTTTAAACGGATCGTAAAAACTAACATGGTGACAATGTAGTGCCTGTCGTGGCATTCGTTTGTCATCTTCGTTATACAACCAGTCTCCTAACAAAGGATGGCCAACAGCCGCCATGTGAACTCTGATTTGGTGGGTTCTACCAGTATGAATAACTGCTCGAACCAGGCTACTATCACCCAAAACCTGCTCAGGATAAACACTAGTATACGCCTGCTTACCATCTTCCCGGATAGTTCTTTTAACAAATGATCCCTCAGCTCGACCAATTGGGAGGCGAATCTCGATTTGCTTAGAAATTAAATTTCCAGCAACAACCGCTAGATATTCCTTATGGATTGTCCTGTCTTTTAACGCTTTATCTAACACTGAATGAGCAAAGTGATGCTTCGCAAAGATCACTAATCCAGAGGTATCCCTATCCAATCTGGTGACAATGTGGATTCTTTGATCCGGTTTACCGTTCTTGGTGAAATAACCCTTCACCCGGTTGACCAATGAATCAGCCGCGTAAATATGCGAAGGTACCGAAGCAACCCCCGCATCCTTATTAACAATCAAGTAGTTATCATCTTCATAGGCTACATTAATCGGCTCATATGAAGGAATAACGTGGTCGTTTCCCTCCTCAGGCGGCAGAACCACAGTAACTTCATCACCGTGGCTGATCATTGTATTAGCAAAGACTGACTTTCCATTTACCAGTGTGTCGCCACCATGAAACTTGATTTTTTTGAGGAGTGTCCGAGTTACCCCGTGCTCCATAATAAAAGTTCGCACCTTAATTGGCGAACTTCCCTCATACCGGTAGTTAAATTTAATCACCAGAGTCAACCTCACCAATAAATGAATTCGTTACCCGTTTCCAAAATTGTGTATGCCGATACTGGGCAAATTTAACCTTACGTTTGGAAATTCGGTATTCAACTGAGGAAATTACCTTAGTGGAAATCACCTGGTGATCACAGGTCAAAATCGTCCGAGCATTAGTGT is from Lentilactobacillus curieae and encodes:
- a CDS encoding DUF3397 family protein gives rise to the protein MRLIINGGNLKLVALQVLVLLALAFFVVLIKKIKFLKTRIKINPLDLWPPFLIVFIHQLSSNGPHGTLVPEVLVVWFAVALGILIWRIFTDQQMNYRKTLILLWRLSDLLLFIAWLVVMVMSLTWR
- a CDS encoding RluA family pseudouridine synthase, which encodes MIKFNYRYEGSSPIKVRTFIMEHGVTRTLLKKIKFHGGDTLVNGKSVFANTMISHGDEVTVVLPPEEGNDHVIPSYEPINVAYEDDNYLIVNKDAGVASVPSHIYAADSLVNRVKGYFTKNGKPDQRIHIVTRLDRDTSGLVIFAKHHFAHSVLDKALKDRTIHKEYLAVVAGNLISKQIEIRLPIGRAEGSFVKRTIREDGKQAYTSVYPEQVLGDSSLVRAVIHTGRTHQIRVHMAAVGHPLLGDWLYNEDDKRMPRQALHCHHVSFYDPFKEQQISVEANMPEDMAHFVASRQLVSG
- a CDS encoding DNA translocase FtsK; the encoded protein is MAAKKKRRKTIKRKTSSKKSTGFFARYWVNITGIIIILLAISGLFSAGMVGAFVVNCVRFFLGSLYVVGLIGVLAVGIALAGFSKVPAIPVRIWSGTLLLLLGITLWLTLIQYTSAPQPVNFVTANWEKLLDDVNSANVNSDIGGGIIAAALFAGIKLLLGKIGVGIISSLLILVGLFVLFNVSASKAFLAIKESVVFCGLSLKKFFNLGKSAGKTAKQKLASKQHQQSTPVAQETSSMPVGDDQHDDAPFSPADITVSGMAVADKKPVEDKQPEKKKKSKNTPEIDEPKHEVQLVDVQEDDNYKLPTPDLLTKIDQNDQSAELKSIDKNAKILQETLNSFGVKAQIKHVSLGPSVTKYELHPDIGVKVSRIVNLADDIALALAAKDIRIEAPIPGKSLIGIEVPNRQIATVSFRDVVEASPDNHGHLLQVPLGKDVNGNVITADLTKMPHLLIAGSTGSGKSVAINGIITSILLNAKPSQVKLMLIDPKKVELGVYNGIPHLLSPVVSEPKKAARALQKVVSEMENRYELFAKYGQRKISTYNEFVAKNNQQNDVKLQPMPYIVVIVDELADLMMTVSNDVEAAIIRLAQMGRAAGIHMILATQRPSVDVITGLIKANVPSRIAFAVSSGIDSRTIIDTNGAEKLLGRGDMLFLPIDSNTPVRVQGAFIPDKDVSTVVDFITDQASAEYDESMMVSDEEIKEEDQSDSDDDLFNDALEFVVDQQKASTSLLQRHFRIGYNRAARLIDDLEQRGYIGPQDGSRPRQVFKQKPE
- a CDS encoding tRNA (cytidine(34)-2'-O)-methyltransferase, which produces MANHIVLFEPLMPANTGNIARTCAGTDTVLDLIEPLGFSVDDKHLKRAGLDYWDKVKINYHKNLQEFLDTVENKKNLFLVSKFAEQDYTEPDYSDNTQDYYLLFGKETTGLPEPFMRKNPEKAIRIPQDDSHIRALNLSNSCAIVIYEVLRQQNFNSLEKTHMYEHDKLK
- a CDS encoding DUF4044 domain-containing protein encodes the protein MARKKRTRFQKITLVFVWIMIIATVASLVLSAVITLMGQF